In a single window of the Rhineura floridana isolate rRhiFlo1 chromosome 3, rRhiFlo1.hap2, whole genome shotgun sequence genome:
- the EGFL8 gene encoding epidermal growth factor-like protein 8 isoform X1, which translates to MGRVGVAPAAFLCGGLLAVFLLRAAFGQSKQPESRVCSRRMLRIPLFYNETYAKPLHQPYLTLCAGPRVCSTYKTTYRVATRQVRKDILQTNVICCQGWKKRHLADTKCEEAVCHKPCQNGGICAQPNQCQCQPGWGGRYCHIDVDECRAPVPLCGQRCLNTAGSYQCQCDPGHALEPDGKTCRFLATAQAAPILGSRAQTLAAQDVVPNEIQELQAKVGQLEERLERALSILPTSLEPTQLKELWSRLRYLDQVESLSDQLLFLEEKLGDCACQNGKNGFGYEIA; encoded by the exons ATGGGGAGGGTGGGCGTTGCTCCCGCAGCCTTCCTTTGTGGGGGGCTCCTCGCTGTCTTCCTCCTAAGAGCAGCATTTGGACAGAGCAAACAGCCTGAGAG CCGAGTGTGTTCCCGACGCATGTTACGAATCCCCTTATTCTACAATGAAACCTATGCCAAGCCCTTGCACCAGCCTTATTTGACACTGTGCGCTGGACCTCGAGTCTGTAGTACCTACAA GACTACTTACAGAGTTGCCACACGGCAGGTACGGAAAGATATCCTGCAGACCAACGTCATCTGTTGCCAAGGTTGGAAGAAACGGCATTTGGCGGACACAAAGTGCGAGGAAG CTGTTTGCCACAAGCCATGCCAGAATGGAGGCATCTGTGCCCAGCCAAACCAGTGCCAGTGCCAACCAGGCTGGGGCGGACGGTACTGCCACATTG ATGTGGATGAGTGCCGCGCACCGGTCCCTCTCTGTGGCCAACGCTGCCTTAACACTGCAGGGAGCTACCAGTGCCAGTGTGACCCTGGTCATGCCCTGGAGCCAGATGGCAAGACCTGCCGCTTCCTTGCTACTGCCCAGGCAGCTCCTATCCTTGGCAGCAGAG CGCAAACTTTAGCGGCTCAGGACGTGGTTCCCAATGAGATTCAGGAGCTTCAAGCAAAAGTGGGGCAGCTGGAAGAG CGTCTGGAACGTGCCCTCTCCATCTTGCCAACCTCCCTGGAGCCCACCCAGCTGAAGGAGCTGTGGAGTCGCCTTCGCTACCTGGACCAGGTGGAATCACTCAGCGATCAGCTCCTTTTCCTCGAGGAGAAACTGGGGGact
- the EGFL8 gene encoding epidermal growth factor-like protein 8 isoform X2 has product MGRVGVAPAAFLCGGLLAVFLLRAAFGQSKQPESRVCSRRMLRIPLFYNETYAKPLHQPYLTLCAGPRVCSTYKTTYRVATRQVRKDILQTNVICCQGWKKRHLADTKCEEAVCHKPCQNGGICAQPNQCQCQPGWGGRYCHIAQTLAAQDVVPNEIQELQAKVGQLEERLERALSILPTSLEPTQLKELWSRLRYLDQVESLSDQLLFLEEKLGDCACQNGKNGFGYEIA; this is encoded by the exons ATGGGGAGGGTGGGCGTTGCTCCCGCAGCCTTCCTTTGTGGGGGGCTCCTCGCTGTCTTCCTCCTAAGAGCAGCATTTGGACAGAGCAAACAGCCTGAGAG CCGAGTGTGTTCCCGACGCATGTTACGAATCCCCTTATTCTACAATGAAACCTATGCCAAGCCCTTGCACCAGCCTTATTTGACACTGTGCGCTGGACCTCGAGTCTGTAGTACCTACAA GACTACTTACAGAGTTGCCACACGGCAGGTACGGAAAGATATCCTGCAGACCAACGTCATCTGTTGCCAAGGTTGGAAGAAACGGCATTTGGCGGACACAAAGTGCGAGGAAG CTGTTTGCCACAAGCCATGCCAGAATGGAGGCATCTGTGCCCAGCCAAACCAGTGCCAGTGCCAACCAGGCTGGGGCGGACGGTACTGCCACATTG CGCAAACTTTAGCGGCTCAGGACGTGGTTCCCAATGAGATTCAGGAGCTTCAAGCAAAAGTGGGGCAGCTGGAAGAG CGTCTGGAACGTGCCCTCTCCATCTTGCCAACCTCCCTGGAGCCCACCCAGCTGAAGGAGCTGTGGAGTCGCCTTCGCTACCTGGACCAGGTGGAATCACTCAGCGATCAGCTCCTTTTCCTCGAGGAGAAACTGGGGGact